The bacterium genome window below encodes:
- a CDS encoding sialate O-acetylesterase, which yields MRFASPFQVHAVLQRDQPIPVWGWAGANEEVVVQLGDSEAKVMAAPDGRWLVRLPSLQAGGPYELLASSASGEARLADILVGEVWICSGQSNMGYTLVESPQAPPAHESDLPRIRLLTVSTQACQGPQTEIYGKWAPATHASFAAFSAVGGWFGRRLHCELGVPVGLICNAWGGTRVQAWMSREALMCDALGVDEVRSYENYAYRVEPCGDGRDFNTLIDWERYMAALDTGNASLVKGWAAADFADQAWETMRVPGHWQDDGHPGSGVYWFRRTVQVPAGWRGHDLELHLGAVDKHDDTYVNGERVGGLTWTDGPNTWNTPRVYRIPSRLVGASGAVCIAVRARSHLYDGGLIGPAETMRLHPVDHASGALALHGEWRYACEQDWGVQTVPNLPLGPGNPNAPYTMFDSRLAPLIPYGIRGFIWYQGESNAHEAGVYRQLLPQMIRDWRRAFGQGNVPFLQVQLANFGSVTDKPGPSDWALLREAQTAALCEPATGMAVAIDVGEGNDIHPRDKHSVGERLARWALAETYGRGGMPSGPLYAGMTIESGNRLRIRFRHADGLKTRDGEPLQHIAIAGIDRNFQWAMAAIEGDTLVVWHPEISRPAAVRYAWANNPEGCNLVNGAGLPALPFRTDSW from the coding sequence ATGCGTTTCGCTTCGCCTTTTCAGGTCCATGCCGTACTGCAACGTGATCAACCCATCCCGGTCTGGGGATGGGCAGGCGCCAATGAGGAGGTCGTCGTTCAACTGGGCGACTCCGAAGCTAAGGTCATGGCTGCCCCTGACGGGCGATGGCTGGTCCGTTTGCCTTCGCTGCAGGCGGGCGGGCCTTACGAACTGCTCGCCAGCAGTGCGTCCGGCGAGGCGCGCCTGGCTGACATTCTCGTTGGCGAGGTCTGGATCTGCTCCGGGCAGTCGAACATGGGGTATACCCTTGTAGAAAGTCCGCAGGCGCCGCCAGCACACGAGTCGGATCTGCCGCGGATCCGCCTGCTTACTGTCAGCACACAGGCATGCCAGGGCCCGCAGACCGAGATTTATGGAAAGTGGGCGCCCGCCACACACGCGTCCTTTGCCGCGTTTTCGGCGGTGGGCGGCTGGTTCGGCCGCCGGTTGCACTGCGAATTGGGTGTGCCCGTGGGGTTGATTTGCAACGCCTGGGGTGGCACCCGCGTTCAGGCCTGGATGAGCCGCGAGGCGCTGATGTGCGATGCGCTGGGAGTGGATGAAGTGCGCAGTTATGAAAACTACGCCTATCGCGTGGAGCCCTGCGGTGATGGGCGGGATTTCAACACGCTCATTGATTGGGAGCGCTACATGGCAGCCCTCGACACCGGTAATGCCAGCCTGGTCAAAGGGTGGGCCGCGGCAGACTTTGCAGATCAGGCTTGGGAAACCATGCGCGTTCCCGGGCACTGGCAGGATGATGGTCATCCGGGCAGCGGCGTGTACTGGTTTCGCCGGACCGTGCAGGTGCCGGCAGGCTGGCGTGGACATGACCTGGAACTGCATCTGGGCGCGGTGGACAAGCACGACGACACGTATGTCAATGGCGAGCGCGTGGGCGGCCTGACGTGGACCGATGGGCCCAATACATGGAACACGCCGCGTGTTTACCGGATTCCGTCGCGACTGGTCGGAGCATCGGGCGCGGTGTGCATCGCGGTCCGCGCCCGGTCGCATCTGTATGACGGCGGCCTTATTGGTCCGGCCGAGACGATGCGTCTGCATCCGGTGGACCATGCCAGCGGCGCGCTGGCACTGCACGGCGAATGGCGCTACGCCTGCGAACAGGATTGGGGCGTGCAGACCGTTCCCAATCTGCCACTGGGGCCGGGCAATCCGAACGCGCCCTACACCATGTTCGACAGCCGTCTGGCGCCGCTGATCCCCTACGGCATTCGCGGCTTCATCTGGTACCAGGGCGAAAGCAACGCCCACGAGGCAGGCGTGTACCGCCAGTTGCTGCCGCAGATGATCCGCGACTGGCGCCGGGCTTTTGGACAGGGCAACGTTCCGTTCCTGCAGGTTCAACTGGCCAACTTTGGCAGCGTTACGGATAAGCCGGGACCCAGCGACTGGGCCCTGTTACGTGAAGCCCAAACCGCGGCCCTGTGCGAACCGGCCACCGGCATGGCGGTGGCCATCGATGTTGGCGAAGGCAATGACATTCATCCCCGCGACAAGCACAGCGTCGGCGAACGTCTGGCGCGCTGGGCCCTGGCGGAAACCTACGGGCGCGGCGGGATGCCATCCGGCCCACTCTATGCTGGCATGACCATTGAATCTGGCAATCGCCTGCGCATCCGCTTCCGGCATGCGGACGGATTGAAGACCCGCGATGGTGAACCACTGCAGCACATCGCCATTGCCGGCATTGACCGCAATTTTCAATGGGCAATGGCGGCCATCGAAGGCGATACACTGGTGGTCTGGCACCCCGAGATCAGTCGCCCGGCAGCGGTGCGCTACGCCTGGGCCAATAATCCGGAAGGCTGCAACCTGGTAAACGGCGCCGGACTGCCGGCCTTACCATTCCGCACTGATAGTTGGTGA
- a CDS encoding glycoside hydrolase family 130 protein, giving the protein MIFEKKEYVRRYEHNPIITPRDLPCRSNSVFNSSCIKQGDRYIMMLRIEDVDGSQHFRMAYSKDGIHFDIAAQPVQIPDSDEMERFELLRYDPRITPLEGTFYVTYAAHGSKGVRVCMVQTDDFVNFKRIGYVSQPDNRNGVLFPEKIKGRYARFDRPTMAHGQGGKGDMWLSYSPDMIHWGDAKLVAETRAERWDGHKLGAGAVPIKTAEGWLLLYHGVYERCNGLVYRCGAMLLDLDDPSKVIARSRGYILGPQEPYERIGDVGNVVFVTGNVVEPDGTVKLYYGAADTVMCLAFAKLTDLIDAARNG; this is encoded by the coding sequence ATGATTTTCGAAAAAAAGGAATATGTCCGGCGCTACGAACACAACCCCATCATCACCCCCCGCGACCTGCCCTGTCGCAGCAACTCGGTGTTCAACTCCAGCTGTATCAAGCAGGGAGACCGGTATATCATGATGCTGCGCATCGAGGATGTGGATGGATCACAACACTTCCGCATGGCGTACAGCAAGGATGGCATTCATTTCGACATTGCGGCTCAACCGGTCCAGATTCCCGATTCGGACGAAATGGAACGTTTCGAATTGCTGCGCTACGATCCGCGCATCACACCGCTGGAAGGCACCTTCTACGTCACCTACGCCGCCCACGGCTCCAAGGGTGTGCGCGTATGCATGGTCCAGACCGACGACTTCGTGAACTTCAAGCGCATCGGCTATGTCTCCCAACCGGATAACCGCAACGGCGTCCTGTTCCCCGAGAAGATCAAGGGCCGTTATGCGCGCTTCGACCGTCCCACCATGGCCCACGGCCAGGGCGGCAAAGGTGACATGTGGCTCAGTTACTCGCCTGACATGATTCACTGGGGCGACGCCAAACTGGTCGCGGAGACCCGCGCGGAACGTTGGGACGGCCACAAACTGGGTGCCGGGGCCGTGCCGATCAAGACCGCCGAGGGCTGGTTGCTGCTCTACCACGGCGTCTATGAACGGTGTAACGGACTGGTCTACCGCTGCGGCGCCATGCTGCTGGATCTGGATGACCCTTCCAAGGTCATCGCCCGCAGCCGCGGCTATATCCTCGGCCCGCAGGAACCCTACGAACGCATCGGCGACGTGGGGAACGTGGTCTTCGTTACCGGCAACGTGGTGGAGCCTGATGGCACCGTGAAACTCTATTACGGTGCCGCCGACACGGTCATGTGCCTCGCCTTCGCCAAACTGACCGACCTGATCGACGCGGCGCGGAACGGTTAA
- a CDS encoding PHB depolymerase family esterase — protein MKSPALARLLAVMIGVGFHSVAAPSGTGVTDLTIEQLLLPSPTPPPPLLPMVDDQNDSWWQGRPVWEAQSRNIGATFWAAASPTAFRFHVVVHADKQTNSYHERNLWRGDCIYISLDARGDDPPGKPQPLEPDDAVFIFGLGVQGPECRVSHGNPVEQKADSARFLKSILRNEDDKTTTYEIVIPYSAVGTAVGQTPTAGLAVCIAHKNDEEKDLTWGRITGDARTPRELHVFALPAPAHPFISTAPFRTRLVQDTDTAMVTIAFRTEGEAVIEASLGGRKLTKTFRGDGSVQRFAIRVHGAAVRPGADSLDLTLSATATPGVTAHYALSTPAVVMSRLQARIEKLLAGAPNALVRDNLQATLALVQESYRCLPLEKPDHPERAGEFIDNAELILRKLPFETVDWQDHIRKCIPLAFTFISDVDRTLQYYSLQMPFDYQEGRTYPLTIYLHGMGDDNPLGGLTSTFDNSSEDTLFRTVDIDPSNIPPSHRGFVLAPWARGNSMYRGAGESDVWQSIARVKQRFQIDPDRVYLTGFSMGCSGVMGLAGRHPDVFAGLNLASGFGPWSETSQIDLINHLRNMPMAVWVGELDPMAGAATAFHEQLGRQGISHRFEIAKQLPHTYPYLEYQKNVGYLMTFRRKAEGVTPVSR, from the coding sequence ATGAAAAGTCCTGCCCTCGCTCGATTACTGGCAGTTATGATTGGTGTAGGCTTCCACTCCGTTGCCGCACCTTCCGGAACCGGTGTGACAGATCTAACCATCGAACAACTCCTGCTCCCCTCGCCGACACCGCCACCGCCCCTTTTGCCAATGGTGGATGACCAGAACGATTCGTGGTGGCAGGGCAGGCCGGTTTGGGAAGCACAATCCAGAAACATCGGCGCCACATTCTGGGCGGCCGCCTCACCAACAGCGTTCCGTTTCCACGTGGTAGTGCATGCCGATAAACAGACCAACTCCTACCACGAACGGAATCTCTGGCGCGGGGACTGTATCTATATCAGCCTCGACGCACGGGGCGACGATCCCCCCGGCAAACCGCAGCCTCTGGAGCCAGATGACGCTGTCTTCATCTTCGGACTTGGCGTTCAGGGGCCGGAATGCCGGGTCTCACATGGAAACCCGGTCGAACAGAAAGCGGATTCCGCCCGTTTCCTGAAATCCATCTTGCGCAATGAAGACGACAAGACCACTACCTATGAAATCGTGATTCCGTACTCGGCCGTGGGAACCGCCGTCGGACAAACGCCCACGGCCGGACTGGCTGTATGCATTGCCCACAAGAATGACGAGGAAAAAGACCTGACCTGGGGCCGGATTACCGGCGACGCCAGGACACCCCGGGAACTCCACGTCTTTGCACTACCCGCGCCGGCGCACCCATTTATCTCAACGGCACCCTTTCGAACGCGCCTCGTTCAGGACACCGATACGGCCATGGTGACGATCGCCTTCCGCACGGAGGGTGAGGCGGTCATCGAGGCGTCACTGGGCGGCCGGAAACTCACCAAAACGTTCAGGGGGGACGGGAGCGTTCAGCGTTTTGCCATCCGCGTACACGGGGCAGCGGTCAGGCCGGGTGCGGACTCTCTGGACCTCACCCTTTCCGCCACGGCCACGCCCGGCGTGACTGCCCATTATGCCTTATCCACGCCCGCCGTTGTGATGTCAAGGCTCCAGGCCCGGATCGAAAAGCTCCTGGCTGGCGCGCCTAACGCGCTCGTCCGGGACAACCTGCAGGCAACTCTTGCGCTAGTCCAGGAATCCTATCGGTGCCTGCCGCTGGAGAAACCCGACCATCCTGAACGCGCAGGAGAATTCATCGATAACGCGGAACTGATCCTGCGGAAACTTCCGTTCGAAACGGTCGATTGGCAGGATCATATCCGCAAGTGCATCCCGCTGGCGTTCACCTTTATATCCGACGTGGACCGGACGCTGCAGTACTACTCGTTGCAGATGCCGTTCGATTACCAGGAAGGCCGCACGTATCCCCTGACGATCTACCTGCATGGAATGGGCGACGATAACCCATTGGGCGGTTTAACCTCCACGTTTGACAATTCCAGCGAAGACACGCTGTTCCGGACCGTGGACATTGATCCGTCCAACATCCCCCCCTCGCACCGGGGCTTTGTCCTGGCCCCGTGGGCACGGGGGAATTCCATGTATCGCGGGGCCGGTGAGAGTGACGTGTGGCAGTCGATCGCCCGAGTGAAGCAACGTTTCCAGATCGATCCTGACCGGGTCTACCTGACGGGTTTTTCCATGGGATGCAGTGGCGTCATGGGCCTTGCCGGAAGGCATCCCGATGTCTTTGCCGGCCTCAATCTGGCCAGTGGGTTCGGGCCCTGGAGCGAAACCAGCCAGATAGACCTGATCAACCATCTGCGGAACATGCCCATGGCCGTGTGGGTTGGCGAACTGGATCCGATGGCCGGAGCGGCGACAGCCTTTCATGAACAACTTGGAAGGCAGGGGATCTCGCACCGCTTCGAGATCGCCAAACAATTGCCGCACACCTACCCCTATCTGGAGTATCAGAAAAATGTCGGTTACCTGATGACCTTCCGGCGGAAGGCCGAAGGGGTCACGCCCGTTTCCCGGTAG
- a CDS encoding glycosyl hydrolase family 28 protein: protein MSIYLATEHGVIGDDRTCNTKVFQTLIDRIVAAGGGTILLPRGSYRSGTLRLGSGLTLCLMDGAVLRGTGRLADYQIDGKLAGLLYAREANDLRIEGPGLIDGAGEAFFDPARPHDFIDYDLSRTRQGHDFIDPATRCANGPVHTFERPGNLLVFAACRNLVLADFAVRGAAYWTIHLADCENALIQRLHIDNDRCHPNNDGIHLTTCRRTRILDCVISTGDDAIAVTGFRSMPLEPNINLGLEDRDGVGEDIEIARCRLASRSSGIRIGYGQNDVRRVSVHDVLIHDSNRGICIQSRNQGALADLSFERIRIGTRYENGPWWGHGETIHMSAADYESGIAPGKIQNVSFRDIDAEGEDGILLWAERPGLIRDVRLERVSMRLCPGALSLRMGGNRDLRPTLNPASAITAGPLAPLDATRIEGLAVKDCRWSALPGMPVFADNHPYLDDSGEH, encoded by the coding sequence ATGAGCATCTATCTCGCAACCGAACACGGCGTCATTGGAGATGACCGCACTTGCAACACCAAAGTCTTCCAAACTTTGATTGACCGGATCGTGGCGGCCGGTGGCGGCACCATCCTGCTTCCCCGCGGGTCCTACCGTAGCGGGACCTTACGCCTGGGCAGCGGGCTTACCCTGTGCCTGATGGATGGCGCGGTGCTGCGCGGCACCGGCCGACTGGCCGACTACCAGATAGACGGGAAGCTCGCGGGGCTGCTCTACGCCCGCGAGGCGAACGACCTGCGGATCGAGGGGCCGGGGCTGATCGACGGCGCCGGCGAAGCTTTCTTCGACCCAGCCCGGCCCCATGATTTCATCGACTACGACCTGAGCCGTACGCGCCAGGGGCACGACTTCATCGACCCAGCCACCCGCTGCGCCAACGGGCCGGTCCATACTTTCGAGCGGCCGGGCAACCTCCTGGTGTTCGCCGCCTGCCGCAACCTGGTGCTGGCCGACTTTGCGGTGCGAGGTGCAGCCTACTGGACAATCCATCTGGCCGACTGCGAGAACGCGCTGATCCAGCGCCTGCATATCGACAACGACCGCTGCCACCCCAACAACGACGGTATCCACCTGACCACCTGCCGACGGACGCGCATCCTCGACTGCGTGATCTCGACCGGCGACGACGCCATCGCGGTTACCGGCTTCCGCAGCATGCCACTGGAACCTAACATCAACCTGGGTCTGGAGGATCGCGACGGCGTTGGCGAGGACATCGAGATCGCCCGCTGCCGCCTCGCCAGCCGCTCAAGCGGAATCCGGATCGGCTATGGCCAAAACGACGTCCGCCGTGTCAGCGTCCACGACGTGTTGATCCACGACTCCAATCGCGGCATCTGCATCCAGAGCCGCAACCAGGGTGCATTGGCCGACCTCTCCTTCGAGCGGATCCGGATCGGCACCCGCTATGAGAACGGTCCCTGGTGGGGCCACGGCGAGACCATCCATATGAGCGCCGCTGATTACGAGAGCGGCATTGCCCCTGGGAAGATCCAGAACGTGAGTTTCCGCGACATCGACGCTGAGGGCGAGGACGGCATCCTCCTGTGGGCCGAGCGACCGGGCCTGATCCGCGACGTGCGCCTGGAGCGCGTCAGCATGCGCCTGTGCCCGGGTGCCTTGAGCCTGCGCATGGGCGGCAACCGCGACCTCCGCCCAACCCTGAACCCGGCGAGCGCGATCACCGCCGGTCCCCTGGCCCCGCTCGACGCGACCCGCATCGAAGGCCTTGCGGTAAAAGACTGCCGCTGGAGCGCCCTGCCCGGGATGCCGGTCTTTGCGGACAACCATCCGTATCTGGATGATTCCGGCGAACATTGA
- a CDS encoding substrate-binding domain-containing protein, whose protein sequence is MKRAIPESLAVVPHRRDFAGRRPRVSLLLNSAMPDYASLVRGCVEAAEQTGRIEVFYRGSWSGDISNEITAGGGRVAGILCRATAPEHMAYLRRCHRPVVFVEQDHVAGFPSVRADNAAIGRMAAEFLLAKGHRRFGFLGVEGSLYSDEREQAFAEIIHRSGNELISCHLPFGNANRVQTQMPMERWLSSLPRPVAVLADMTTHAREIVALCESFGFAVPEEVAVLSCDNDDLLCATIHPSISGIDQNMWRVGYEATMVMIRLLAGETIPRKPLYILPSGVVERQSTDSFAISDRRLATALNRIRTTAATGKISMEEVARTAGLSRRALQLRFRTVLGRTVQQEIVRVRIDAARRLLLSSHLSMSEVAEHCGYESGPVFTRAFYRETGVTPSAFRRKVIR, encoded by the coding sequence ATGAAACGCGCAATACCTGAGAGTCTGGCGGTGGTTCCGCACCGTCGCGATTTTGCCGGGAGACGGCCGCGAGTGTCCCTGCTGCTGAATTCCGCTATGCCGGACTATGCGTCCCTGGTTCGCGGTTGTGTGGAAGCGGCGGAACAGACGGGACGGATCGAGGTGTTTTACAGAGGGTCATGGAGCGGCGACATCTCCAACGAAATCACCGCAGGGGGAGGGCGTGTTGCCGGTATCCTGTGTCGTGCAACTGCGCCCGAGCATATGGCCTATCTGCGCCGGTGCCACCGTCCCGTGGTGTTTGTGGAGCAGGATCACGTCGCCGGGTTTCCTTCCGTCCGTGCCGACAACGCCGCCATCGGCCGGATGGCCGCCGAGTTCCTGCTCGCCAAGGGCCACCGTCGTTTTGGATTCTTAGGAGTCGAGGGTTCGCTTTATTCCGACGAACGCGAACAAGCCTTCGCCGAGATCATCCACCGCTCGGGAAACGAATTGATTTCCTGCCATCTGCCATTCGGGAATGCCAACCGGGTGCAGACCCAAATGCCCATGGAACGATGGCTTTCCTCACTCCCCCGGCCCGTTGCCGTGCTTGCGGATATGACGACCCACGCACGTGAGATTGTCGCCTTGTGCGAGAGCTTCGGTTTCGCGGTGCCCGAAGAGGTGGCGGTTCTGTCCTGCGACAACGACGATCTGCTCTGCGCGACCATTCACCCGTCCATCTCCGGCATCGACCAGAACATGTGGCGGGTCGGTTACGAAGCGACGATGGTGATGATCCGCCTGCTCGCGGGTGAAACCATACCCCGCAAGCCGCTGTACATCCTGCCCTCAGGCGTGGTTGAACGTCAATCTACAGACTCTTTTGCGATCAGCGATCGACGTCTGGCCACCGCTCTGAATCGCATCCGCACGACCGCCGCAACGGGGAAGATCTCTATGGAAGAAGTTGCGCGTACGGCAGGACTGAGCCGCCGCGCGCTTCAATTGCGTTTTCGCACGGTGCTGGGCCGCACGGTACAGCAGGAAATAGTGCGCGTGCGCATTGATGCCGCCCGGCGCCTGTTGCTCTCCAGCCACCTTTCCATGTCCGAAGTGGCTGAACATTGCGGCTACGAAAGCGGCCCCGTGTTTACCCGGGCGTTCTACCGGGAAACGGGCGTGACCCCTTCGGCCTTCCGCCGGAAGGTCATCAGGTAA
- a CDS encoding LacI family DNA-binding transcriptional regulator, translated as MKAKAIQREKGDLKIQRRVTLADIAKELNLDKSSVSLALRGHLRVSAETRARVLTSAQRLGYRVNAAAQQLATGKSHALGLVLPGTFATLRVEVAMRTIERLATLVAAGGKAFTILSASDLILAAHDPMALPHPEGVFVWGDVPLAALSDAGLRNTPSVVLDPNHVSYADYRGLQVAMDNKGVGRMMVEHLVSRGVQRLLFVQANTDHLGHLQRWDGARQAWGEHRPPQNLTCAPFAEVNDNLLRTFATGGDGGILCVVDDTAVVLMRRLTQMGFRIPQDIRIAGINGEEPARLMEVTTALFDAETLAEKAYQALSESLTLPPVTTPPPIPFTLKVGETT; from the coding sequence TTGAAAGCGAAGGCAATTCAGAGAGAGAAAGGCGACCTCAAGATACAACGGCGAGTGACATTGGCGGATATTGCAAAAGAGTTGAATTTAGACAAATCCAGTGTGTCGCTGGCGTTGCGAGGACACTTGAGGGTCTCAGCGGAGACCCGCGCCCGCGTTCTGACTTCGGCACAACGGCTCGGTTACCGGGTCAACGCCGCCGCTCAGCAACTGGCCACCGGGAAATCCCACGCGCTGGGACTGGTTCTGCCGGGAACCTTCGCCACATTGCGGGTCGAGGTGGCCATGAGAACCATCGAGCGACTGGCCACGCTGGTGGCAGCCGGCGGGAAAGCCTTCACCATCCTCTCGGCCTCGGACCTGATCCTCGCCGCGCATGATCCCATGGCACTACCCCATCCCGAGGGCGTCTTCGTCTGGGGCGATGTCCCTCTTGCCGCCCTGTCGGACGCCGGCCTGCGTAATACCCCGTCCGTAGTGCTGGATCCTAACCACGTCTCCTACGCCGACTACCGCGGTCTCCAGGTGGCGATGGATAACAAGGGCGTCGGACGGATGATGGTGGAGCATCTCGTCAGCCGGGGAGTTCAACGCCTGCTCTTCGTCCAGGCCAATACCGATCATCTCGGACACCTTCAGCGCTGGGACGGCGCCCGGCAGGCGTGGGGTGAACACCGCCCCCCCCAGAACCTGACCTGCGCCCCCTTCGCGGAAGTGAACGACAACCTGCTGCGCACCTTCGCCACCGGAGGTGACGGCGGCATTCTCTGCGTGGTGGATGACACGGCGGTGGTACTGATGCGACGCCTGACGCAGATGGGGTTCCGTATTCCACAGGATATCCGTATCGCCGGTATCAACGGCGAGGAGCCCGCAAGGCTGATGGAAGTGACGACCGCCCTGTTCGATGCCGAGACGCTGGCCGAGAAAGCCTACCAGGCCTTAAGTGAATCGTTGACCCTCCCTCCCGTCACCACCCCTCCCCCGATCCCCTTCACCCTGAAGGTCGGCGAAACCACCTGA
- a CDS encoding DUF2341 domain-containing protein, whose translation MAAMTKVASVGWRRRVAARLFAIGVLAVLLAGSSQAAFMQIRFTGYSGRSETLTNFPVLLVLSNNFGNSGFTFDGFLSPNGYDLRFGTNASDTSLSYEIERWNTNAGQASYVWVQVPTMPGDGSGSIWATWGNDSTQLACTTNGATWTNNFKGVWHCSSYTNTLSALDSASTNNGVLTSMNAANSWTSGTMGGALSFTGSPAYVRVNSTLGLGTSNATLSCWVNLPNTNMGGAFVHVGDTTGGYGIGVGDNASGHSFWENPGNYIAVLFDGVSWYYSSTKVPTGGWHHVVLVVSASGEASAFLDGASVSITPSLSAAAPKPVAVFSGIGGYSTARYATCAIDDVQVSGAARSTNWIWASYMNQASNAAFNTYILKPYVANSGVISIAPHTVVVSGSLVSTGSAPVTSWGLIYGTNDPGQTLSGWLAGRQITIGSASSAPIISTNTLVGLQTGTTYYYRYWAANSFGTSLADPAVSFIPVQQYSYSMPITFRGYTNRTETLTNFPVLVVLSNNVNGSGFSFTNFVSPNGWDLRFLSTGDLTNTAYLNYEIERWNTNDGQASYVWVQAPTIPSNGTGVIWARWGDPANSSQLACTTNGAVWTNGFRGVWHCSSYTNTLSALDSASTNNGVLTSMNSSTSWTNGQMGGALNFTGATACVTVNSLLGLSTNNVTISCWVNLASASLHGPFVNVGNGTGGGYGIGVGDGLGWDNGNTGNVCTLLYEHSRWITSGRVIGTGWHHVTLEVSALGNPIVFLDGAKLPDLATGAPGVPQTSIAIGGYGGGQRYPSCVIDDVQISGVVRSTNWIWAAYLNEASNTVFSGFGGVTQTMTIIDPLFEGTLLMIQ comes from the coding sequence ATGGCTGCGATGACAAAGGTTGCGAGTGTGGGCTGGAGGAGGAGAGTTGCTGCGCGGTTGTTCGCAATCGGAGTATTGGCGGTTCTGCTGGCAGGTTCATCGCAGGCAGCGTTTATGCAAATCAGGTTTACCGGGTACAGCGGCCGTTCGGAGACGCTGACAAACTTCCCCGTGCTTCTCGTGCTCAGCAATAACTTTGGCAATAGCGGGTTCACGTTTGACGGCTTTCTGTCGCCGAACGGTTACGACCTGCGATTCGGCACGAACGCGTCAGACACGAGTCTCAGTTACGAGATCGAGCGGTGGAACACGAACGCCGGTCAGGCCTCCTACGTCTGGGTGCAGGTTCCAACCATGCCCGGCGACGGCTCCGGCTCCATCTGGGCTACATGGGGCAATGACAGCACCCAACTGGCCTGCACGACCAACGGCGCCACGTGGACCAATAACTTCAAGGGGGTCTGGCACTGCAGCAGCTACACGAACACCCTGAGCGCGCTCGATTCCGCGAGTACGAACAATGGCGTCCTGACTTCTATGAACGCCGCAAACTCCTGGACCAGCGGGACAATGGGCGGCGCGTTGAGTTTTACGGGCAGTCCCGCTTATGTCCGGGTGAACTCCACGTTGGGATTGGGGACATCGAACGCGACGCTCTCTTGTTGGGTCAATCTTCCGAATACGAATATGGGCGGCGCCTTTGTGCATGTCGGCGATACCACTGGGGGGTACGGGATCGGTGTTGGGGATAACGCCTCGGGTCATAGTTTTTGGGAGAACCCCGGCAATTATATCGCCGTTCTATTCGATGGTGTCAGTTGGTATTATTCCTCCACCAAGGTTCCTACAGGCGGTTGGCACCATGTGGTCTTGGTCGTGAGTGCTTCTGGTGAGGCCTCCGCTTTCCTGGATGGTGCTTCCGTATCTATTACCCCATCATTATCGGCGGCGGCGCCAAAGCCGGTTGCAGTTTTCAGCGGGATCGGCGGGTATAGCACAGCACGCTACGCCACGTGTGCCATTGACGATGTACAGGTTTCGGGTGCCGCCCGTTCGACGAACTGGATCTGGGCCAGTTACATGAATCAGGCCTCGAATGCCGCCTTCAATACCTACATTTTGAAGCCATACGTGGCGAACAGCGGGGTGATCTCGATTGCGCCGCATACGGTAGTGGTGTCGGGCTCGCTGGTTTCGACCGGTTCGGCTCCGGTGACCTCCTGGGGCTTGATCTATGGCACCAATGACCCGGGCCAGACCTTGAGCGGCTGGCTCGCTGGCAGACAGATCACTATTGGTTCGGCAAGTAGTGCGCCGATCATCAGCACCAACACGCTGGTAGGATTGCAGACTGGGACGACCTATTATTACCGTTACTGGGCCGCGAATTCCTTTGGCACCAGTTTGGCCGACCCGGCTGTGTCGTTTATTCCGGTGCAACAGTATTCCTATAGCATGCCGATTACATTCCGGGGATATACCAACCGGACGGAAACATTGACCAACTTCCCCGTCTTGGTCGTGTTGAGCAATAATGTCAACGGAAGTGGATTTTCGTTTACCAACTTTGTGTCTCCCAATGGATGGGATCTGCGCTTTCTTTCCACCGGTGACTTGACCAATACGGCTTACCTGAACTACGAGATTGAACGCTGGAATACGAACGACGGCCAGGCCTCCTATGTGTGGGTTCAGGCGCCGACGATACCCAGCAACGGGACTGGTGTCATCTGGGCCCGCTGGGGTGATCCAGCCAACAGCAGTCAGTTGGCCTGCACGACCAACGGGGCGGTCTGGACTAATGGCTTCAGGGGGGTCTGGCACTGCAGCAGTTATACGAACACCCTGAGCGCACTCGATTCCGCGAGTACGAACAATGGCGTCCTGACCAGCATGAACAGTTCGACTTCATGGACCAACGGGCAAATGGGCGGCGCATTGAATTTCACGGGTGCCACAGCCTGTGTGACGGTGAACTCTTTACTGGGATTAAGTACGAATAACGTGACGATTTCTTGCTGGGTCAATCTGGCGAGCGCGTCGTTGCATGGTCCGTTCGTGAATGTCGGTAATGGCACTGGTGGGGGCTATGGTATCGGTGTTGGAGACGGTTTAGGATGGGACAACGGCAACACCGGGAACGTATGTACCTTGCTTTACGAACATTCACGATGGATCACCAGCGGCAGGGTCATTGGTACGGGTTGGCACCACGTCACCTTGGAGGTGAGTGCTTTGGGTAATCCGATCGTGTTTCTGGATGGCGCGAAGTTGCCAGACCTTGCGACAGGTGCACCTGGTGTGCCCCAAACCTCCATCGCGATCGGTGGATATGGAGGTGGCCAGCGTTATCCCTCGTGTGTGATCGACGACGTGCAGATTTCGGGCGTGGTCCGCTCGACGAACTGGATATGGGCGGCCTATCTGAATGAGGCGTCAAATACAGTGTTTAGTGGCTTTGGCGGTGTAACGCAGACCATGACCATCATAGATCCTTTGTTTGAGGGGACGTTGTTGATGATCCAGTAA